The sequence below is a genomic window from Candidatus Methylomirabilota bacterium.
GAGCCCGAGCCCCCAGAGCCCGTACATCACCTTGCGGGCCTGGCCGGGGTAGCGCTTCTTCACCGACACGATGACCAGGTTGTGGAAGACCCCCTCGGCCGGCATGTTCATGTCCACGATCTCGGGCAGCATCAGCCGGATCATCGGCAGGAACAGCCGCTCGGTCGCCTTGCCGAGCCAGTAGTCTTCCATCGGCGGGCGCCCCACGATGATCGTCGGGTAGATCGGGTCGCGCCGCCGCGTGACCGCCGTCAGGTGGAAGACCGGGTAGGGGTGCCCGAGCGAGTAGTAGCCCGTGTGGTCGCCGAACGGGCCCTCGGCGCGCGACTCGGCCGGGTCCACGTAGCCTTCCAGCACGATCTCGGCGTGCGCGGGGACCTCGAGATCGATGCTGGCGCAGCGGACCAGCTCCACGCCGTGGCCGCGGAGCCACCCGGCCAGCAGGAGCTCGTCGAGGCCGGGCGGGAGCGGCGCGGTGCCCGTATACATCGTCGCGGGGTCCGCTCCCAGGACGACGGCCACCGGGATCCGCTCACGCCCGACCCGGCGCGCCTGGCGCTCGTGCTCGGCGCCGCCCTTGTGAGTCTGCCAGTGCATGCCCAGGGTGCGCTCGTCGTAGACCTGGAGGCGGTAGGTCCCCACGTTCCGCAGCCCCGACACCGGGTCCCGGGTGATGACGAGCGGAAAGGTGATGTAGTACCCGGCGTCCTTGGGCCAGCACCAGAGCACCGGGATGTCGGCCAGCGACGGGTTCGCGGTCTCGACGATCTCCTGGCAGGGACCGCGCTTGACGAGCTTCGGTCCCGTCCGCGCCACCTCCAGGAGCTCGAGCCCCTTCCGGAGCTTCTCGAGGAGCGACCCCGGCATCTTGAGCTCGAGCAGCCGGGCGACCTTCTCCCCCAGCTCGTCCAGCCGCTCGACGCCGAGCGCCCACGCCGTGCGCTCGGCGGTGCCGAAGGCGTTGACGAGGAGCGGCATCGAGAACCCTTCGACCCGCTCGAACAGGAGCGCGTGGTTCCGGTCGGCCGGCCCCTTGACGATGCGATCGGCGATCTCGGTGATCTCGAGCTCGCGCCGGACGGGGACGGTGATCCGCCGGAGCTGGCCCCGCTTGTCGAGGAGCTCGAGGAACTCGCGGAGGTCCTGAAAGGCCACGCCGCGTCTCAGTCGCGATAGAGCAGGCGAACGAGGTAGCCGGCCACGATCGGGAGGAACAGAGTCGGCAGCACGCGCGCCAGGACGAAGCGGCTCCCCATGAAAGGCAGCTCCCACGCGATCACCCGCTGGAAGCCGAAGAGGGACCAGCTCGTCACGTACGTCACGAGGACGGAGAGCGGCGCCCCGGACTGGTAGAAGACGGCCACGATCGGGAAGCTCACCATCGGGCCCCCCGGGGTGAGGATTCCGGCCACGAAGGCGATGAAGATGCCGCGGTGCCCTGCCGTGCGGCCAAAGAAGCGCTCGATGAACTCGGCCGAGATGAGGACTTGCAGCATGCCGGTGAGCACCAGCGCCGCGATGAGCCGCGGCAGGATGGCCCAGAGCAGCCCCATGCTGGCCTTGAGCCCGATGAGCGGCGCCCCCGGGTCACGGAGGTAGGCGGCGATGGTGAGGGCGAGGGCCAGCGCGTAGATGATGAGGTCGGTCGCGTGCATGAATCGCGTGCCTCTCTGGGCGTGGAGGAGCCCGAGGCATTATACAGCGGGCACGCCGCCTTGACTGTCGCCCGGGCCGCCGCTAGAATGAGCCTGCGCTGGGAGATCGTCTAGCGGTAGGACGCGTGGCTCTGGACCACGTAGCGGGGGTTCGAATCCTCCTCTCCCAGCCATTTTTCTTCTCCGCCGGCGCCCCGCGCGACGGCTCCATCGTCTAGCCCGGTCTAGGACGCGGCCCTCTCAAGGCCGAAACACGGGTTCGAATCCCGTTGGAGCCACCATTCGACCTTCGTTGAGATTTTCACTCCCCGATTTGAGGACAATCGCGAAGCGTCCTCAAACCCGATTCACCGCGTCAGCATCCGCTGCGCCTGCGCCTCGTAGAAGGCAACGGCACGCTTGAGCTGCGGCGGCCGGATGCGCGTGTAGATCTGGGTCGTGTCGATCCGCGCGTGGCCGAGCAGCGCGCGGACTTCCTCGAGGTCATGCCGCTGCTCCAGCACCTCGACCGCCACGCCGTGCCGAAGCGCATGCGGCCGCAGCTCCGGGTAGCCGATGAGCCGTCCGTACGTCTTGCAGAGCCGCCAGATGTTCTTCCCGGCCATCGGCTGCCGCGTCCGGCCCACCCGCCGCCGGCCCCACGTCGACCAGAAGAGCGGCGTGTCGGGCGTGACCTTCTCGCACTCCGGGGTCAGGACGTGCTCGACATAGAGCTTCAGGACGGCCATCACCGCCGCGGGCAACGGGAGCGCTGCCTCGCGTGGCGGCCGA
It includes:
- a CDS encoding tyrosine-type recombinase/integrase, which codes for MAQQLIELVEQFCIYQRKQRGRTEGGVKAYRWNIEQFLAFLKARDGRLARMADLTTPTIQAWLDEMAASDLGVNTLRCRLSTLSSFCGWLVKRGHLVANPTVPIDRPPREAALPLPAAVMAVLKLYVEHVLTPECEKVTPDTPLFWSTWGRRRVGRTRQPMAGKNIWRLCKTYGRLIGYPELRPHALRHGVAVEVLEQRHDLEEVRALLGHARIDTTQIYTRIRPPQLKRAVAFYEAQAQRMLTR
- a CDS encoding menaquinone biosynthesis decarboxylase — its product is MAFQDLREFLELLDKRGQLRRITVPVRRELEITEIADRIVKGPADRNHALLFERVEGFSMPLLVNAFGTAERTAWALGVERLDELGEKVARLLELKMPGSLLEKLRKGLELLEVARTGPKLVKRGPCQEIVETANPSLADIPVLWCWPKDAGYYITFPLVITRDPVSGLRNVGTYRLQVYDERTLGMHWQTHKGGAEHERQARRVGRERIPVAVVLGADPATMYTGTAPLPPGLDELLLAGWLRGHGVELVRCASIDLEVPAHAEIVLEGYVDPAESRAEGPFGDHTGYYSLGHPYPVFHLTAVTRRRDPIYPTIIVGRPPMEDYWLGKATERLFLPMIRLMLPEIVDMNMPAEGVFHNLVIVSVKKRYPGQARKVMYGLWGLGLLMLAKTIVVVDEWVDVHDLSEVAWRVTNNIDPSRDLVLVEGPMDDLDHAALHHRYGGKLGIDATEKRPPLDRVEQPWPEEIRMTEEVRQRVVQRWREYGLG
- a CDS encoding permease is translated as MHATDLIIYALALALTIAAYLRDPGAPLIGLKASMGLLWAILPRLIAALVLTGMLQVLISAEFIERFFGRTAGHRGIFIAFVAGILTPGGPMVSFPIVAVFYQSGAPLSVLVTYVTSWSLFGFQRVIAWELPFMGSRFVLARVLPTLFLPIVAGYLVRLLYRD